A section of the Pan paniscus chromosome 11, NHGRI_mPanPan1-v2.0_pri, whole genome shotgun sequence genome encodes:
- the LOC100982516 gene encoding high mobility group protein B3-like has protein sequence MSRKEKFKFGEMAKADEMCYDREMKDYGPAKGGKKKKDPNAPKRPPSGFFLFCSEFRPKIKSTNPGISIGDVAKKLGEMWNNLNDSEKQPYVTKAEKLKEKYEKDVVDCKLKGKFYGAKRPAKVARKKVEEEDEEDEEEEEKEEDEEDEQRNCLSVSL, from the coding sequence ATGTCCaggaaagagaaatttaaatttgGTGAAATGGCAAAGGCGGATGAAATGTGCTATGATCGGGAAATGAAGGATTATGGACCAGCTAAGGGAGGCAAGAAGAAGAAGGATCCTAATGCCCCCAAAAGGCCACCATCTGGATTCTTCCTGTTCTGTTCAGAATTCCGCCCCAAGATCAAATCCACAAACCCCGGCATCTCTATTGGAGACGTGGCAAAAAAGTTGGGTGAGATGTGGAATAACTTAAATGACAGTGAAAAGCAGCCTTACGTCACTAAGGCAGAAAAGCTGAAGGAGAAGTATGAGAAGGATGTTGTTGACTGTAAGTTGAAAGGAAAGTTTTATGGCGCAAAGCGTCCTGCTAAAGTTGCCCGGAAAAAGGtggaagaggaagatgaagaagacgaggaggaagaagagaaggaggaggacgaggaggatgAACAAAGAAACTGTTTATCTGTCTCCTTGTGA